One Chitinophaga parva DNA segment encodes these proteins:
- a CDS encoding lectin, translated as MKKTKQCLLLLMACLAFGCSKQNKEASPETTPRAAQASPAGDVVGKVIVGYQGWFAAIGDGSPINIWWHWAPNAQQTPSPSNNGIKSWPDVREYTSLYNTGFSNLNNGQPARLFSSFNDQTVNVQFQWMQQNGIDGAALQRFNPTGGEGPVRDAITAKVKTAAEATGRKFYIMYDVSGWSNMQTEIKTDWTSKMSAYTASSAYAKQNGKPVVCIWGFGFNDSNHDFSAAACLDVINWFKNAGCYVIGGVPTHWRTESDDSRPGFLNTYKAFNMLSPWMIGRIGNVNDVDNFYTNVQTPDQTYCNQNGIDYQPCVLPGDLQERQRVHGDFMWRQFYNMTRLGAQGIYISMFDEFNEGNQICKTAESAAYVPAGSSFYALDEDGTPCSADYYLRLTGDGGKMFKGQIALTATRPTVPYPGSTGSNPPFGQVITLKGSNNLYVSSEDATTYMHCNRAAVGGWEQFTVVNAGNGKVVLQNSGYYVCSENGATSGMNCNRTAIGPWEQFDWIVNTDGTISLQGSNGAYVSIENGTNPMTCTHTTITSTEKFRINQ; from the coding sequence ATGAAAAAAACAAAACAATGCCTGTTGTTGCTGATGGCCTGCCTGGCCTTTGGCTGTTCCAAACAAAACAAAGAAGCCTCTCCCGAAACCACGCCCCGTGCAGCCCAGGCCAGCCCGGCAGGCGATGTGGTGGGCAAGGTGATTGTAGGCTACCAGGGCTGGTTTGCCGCCATCGGCGACGGATCGCCCATCAATATCTGGTGGCACTGGGCGCCCAATGCACAGCAAACGCCTTCGCCCAGCAACAACGGTATCAAGTCCTGGCCGGATGTGCGCGAATACACTTCGCTTTACAACACCGGTTTCAGTAACCTGAACAACGGACAGCCCGCCCGCCTGTTCTCCTCCTTCAATGATCAAACCGTGAACGTACAGTTCCAGTGGATGCAGCAAAACGGCATAGATGGTGCCGCCCTGCAACGCTTTAACCCCACCGGTGGCGAAGGCCCCGTGCGCGACGCCATTACTGCCAAGGTAAAAACCGCGGCGGAAGCCACGGGCCGCAAATTCTACATCATGTACGATGTAAGCGGCTGGAGCAATATGCAAACGGAGATCAAGACCGACTGGACCAGTAAGATGTCTGCCTACACCGCGTCCTCCGCGTATGCCAAACAAAATGGCAAACCGGTGGTATGCATCTGGGGCTTTGGCTTTAATGACAGTAACCACGATTTCAGCGCGGCTGCCTGCCTGGACGTGATCAACTGGTTTAAGAACGCCGGTTGCTATGTGATAGGTGGCGTACCCACGCACTGGCGCACCGAAAGCGACGATTCCCGGCCCGGCTTCCTCAACACGTACAAGGCATTCAATATGCTCTCGCCCTGGATGATAGGCCGCATTGGCAATGTGAACGATGTAGATAATTTCTACACCAACGTGCAGACGCCGGACCAGACCTATTGCAACCAGAATGGTATCGATTACCAGCCCTGCGTACTGCCCGGCGACCTGCAGGAAAGACAGCGTGTGCACGGCGACTTTATGTGGCGCCAGTTTTACAACATGACCCGCCTGGGCGCACAGGGCATTTACATTTCCATGTTTGATGAATTCAATGAAGGTAACCAGATCTGCAAGACCGCCGAAAGTGCCGCGTATGTACCGGCCGGTTCCAGCTTCTATGCATTGGATGAAGATGGTACCCCCTGCTCCGCAGACTACTACCTGCGCCTCACCGGCGACGGCGGTAAGATGTTCAAAGGCCAGATAGCCCTTACCGCTACACGTCCCACGGTGCCTTACCCTGGCAGCACTGGCAGCAACCCGCCCTTTGGCCAGGTGATCACCCTGAAAGGCAGCAATAACCTGTATGTATCCAGCGAAGATGCCACCACCTATATGCATTGCAACCGCGCAGCAGTAGGCGGCTGGGAGCAATTTACCGTAGTGAATGCCGGCAATGGCAAGGTGGTGCTGCAGAACAGCGGCTACTATGTGTGCTCCGAGAATGGCGCCACTTCCGGCATGAACTGCAACCGTACCGCCATTGGCCCCTGGGAGCAGTTTGACTGGATAGTGAATACAGATGGCACCATTTCCCTGCAGGGGAGTAATGGCGCGTATGTGTCCATTGAAAATGGCACCAATCCTATGACGTGCACGCATACCACGATCACGTCCACGGAAAAATTCCGCATAAACCAGTAA
- a CDS encoding GlxA family transcriptional regulator, whose amino-acid sequence MVDLGILLTRHHRLLSVAAILDVFESVNKFCKADGQEPAFRLHVISQQNAGTLFNQYTLQPLDNGQKYDLILVPAFGIDDMQAAISDNNACMQWLRNQYEQGAAIGSVCTGAFLLAASGLLDQRNATTHVSAAAAFAAAFPSVHLQENAVVTQDQGVYTSGGATSTFHLLLRIIENYCGRDMSIRIAKYFAIDMDREQQTYFATFEPRTTHHDELVSQLQLRIQKDFSQVSTIEELLNDIPASRRNLARRFKTITGTTPIEYLQRTRIEAAKKILEQATGGVLESMVASGYSDEKAFRQLFKKTVGMTPSAYRNKYNKRVAETA is encoded by the coding sequence ATGGTAGACCTTGGCATTTTACTAACACGGCACCACCGCCTGCTCAGTGTGGCAGCTATTCTCGACGTGTTTGAAAGCGTCAATAAATTCTGCAAGGCAGACGGGCAGGAACCTGCATTCCGCCTGCACGTTATCAGCCAGCAAAACGCAGGCACCCTGTTCAATCAATATACATTGCAGCCCCTGGATAATGGGCAAAAATACGACCTGATCCTGGTGCCGGCATTTGGCATTGATGATATGCAGGCCGCCATCAGCGACAACAACGCCTGCATGCAATGGCTGCGCAACCAGTATGAGCAAGGGGCGGCTATAGGCAGTGTGTGCACGGGCGCGTTCCTGCTGGCGGCATCCGGCCTGCTGGACCAGCGCAACGCAACCACCCATGTGAGCGCCGCCGCTGCATTTGCGGCCGCATTCCCCTCCGTGCACCTGCAGGAAAACGCGGTGGTAACGCAGGACCAGGGCGTGTACACCAGTGGTGGCGCCACCAGTACTTTCCATTTGCTGCTGCGCATTATTGAGAACTACTGCGGGCGGGATATGAGTATCCGTATTGCCAAGTATTTTGCCATTGATATGGACCGGGAGCAACAGACCTATTTTGCTACGTTTGAGCCCCGCACCACGCACCACGATGAGCTGGTAAGCCAGTTGCAACTGCGCATCCAGAAAGACTTTTCACAAGTGAGCACCATTGAAGAACTGCTCAACGATATCCCCGCCAGCCGGCGCAACCTGGCCAGGCGCTTTAAAACCATCACCGGCACTACACCTATTGAATACCTGCAGCGTACCCGCATTGAGGCCGCCAAAAAGATCCTGGAGCAGGCTACCGGCGGGGTGTTGGAATCCATGGTAGCATCTGGTTACAGTGATGAAAAGGCATTCCGCCAGCTCTTCAAGAAAACGGTGGGCATGACACCGAGCGCCTATCGCAACAAGTACAACAAGCGCGTTGCGGAAACGGCCTAA
- a CDS encoding NADPH-dependent FMN reductase has protein sequence MPKIYNVLAISGSTRTRSTNLNLIRAIAGMSTDLFNVTIYDGLLQLPHFNPDEDMEPGMEPVAVTGFRNKLRAADAILICTPEYAVGVPGVLKDAIDWTVSSMEFCKKPVALITASTAGHHAHASLLGTLLIIESRITDATQLVVSAVKTKVNHNYQITDADLLQQLQKLIQSLYQVISDPEKAGPYLQAPVPY, from the coding sequence ATGCCCAAAATTTACAATGTACTGGCCATTTCCGGCAGCACCCGCACCCGTTCTACCAACCTGAACCTGATCAGGGCCATTGCGGGTATGAGCACAGATCTTTTTAATGTTACCATCTATGACGGCCTGTTGCAATTGCCCCATTTCAATCCGGATGAGGATATGGAGCCCGGCATGGAGCCCGTTGCCGTAACAGGCTTCCGCAACAAACTGCGGGCCGCTGACGCCATCCTGATCTGCACACCGGAATACGCCGTGGGCGTGCCCGGCGTGCTGAAAGACGCCATTGACTGGACCGTATCTTCCATGGAATTCTGCAAAAAACCAGTGGCGCTCATTACCGCCTCCACGGCAGGCCATCATGCGCATGCCTCGCTGCTGGGCACTTTACTGATCATTGAAAGCCGCATTACAGACGCTACGCAGCTGGTGGTATCGGCCGTAAAAACAAAGGTGAACCATAACTACCAGATCACGGATGCAGACCTGCTGCAGCAATTACAAAAACTGATTCAATCGCTGTACCAGGTGATCTCCGATCCCGAAAAGGCCGGGCCTTACCTGCAAGCCCCCGTGCCGTACTAA
- a CDS encoding aldo/keto reductase gives MEYRQLGASGLMVPVLSFGTATFGGGNEFFKAWGNTQLEEARELVKLCMDAGVNFFDTANVYSAGRSEEILGQALKGMRQQVIISTKATFNMGGGPRDQGSSRSHLLLQVEHSLKRLHTDYIDVYHMHGFDGNTPIDETLKTLDTLVTSGKVRYIACSNFSGWQLMKSLSISERYGWAKYVGHQVLYSLLDREYEWELMPLAIDQRVGAMIWSPLSSGRLSGKYRRNQPRPEDNRMQQGGAHGPDLANEHLFRIVDVLDEIAAETGRNVSQVAINWLLQRPTVSNVIIGARNAQQLKENLAAADFTLTTDQVKRLDAVSDRDLVYPYWHQRQNTSLLPPPVFYS, from the coding sequence ATGGAATACAGGCAATTAGGGGCATCCGGACTGATGGTGCCCGTGTTAAGTTTCGGTACCGCCACCTTTGGCGGGGGCAATGAGTTCTTTAAAGCCTGGGGCAACACCCAGCTGGAGGAGGCCCGGGAGCTGGTAAAGCTCTGTATGGACGCCGGCGTGAATTTCTTTGATACAGCCAACGTGTACTCCGCCGGCCGTTCGGAAGAAATACTCGGCCAGGCCCTCAAAGGCATGCGCCAGCAGGTGATCATTTCTACCAAAGCCACCTTCAACATGGGCGGCGGCCCTCGGGACCAGGGGTCTTCCCGCAGCCATTTGCTGCTGCAGGTGGAGCATAGCCTGAAACGCCTGCACACAGACTATATTGACGTGTACCACATGCATGGTTTTGACGGCAACACGCCCATTGATGAAACCCTGAAAACGCTGGACACCCTGGTGACCAGCGGTAAGGTGCGCTACATTGCCTGCTCTAACTTTTCCGGCTGGCAGCTCATGAAAAGCCTCAGCATTTCAGAGCGCTATGGATGGGCCAAGTACGTAGGCCACCAGGTGCTGTACTCCCTGCTGGACCGGGAATATGAATGGGAACTGATGCCCCTGGCCATTGACCAGCGGGTAGGCGCCATGATCTGGAGCCCCTTGTCCAGCGGCCGCCTTTCCGGCAAGTACCGCCGTAACCAGCCCCGCCCGGAAGACAACCGCATGCAGCAGGGCGGCGCACATGGCCCCGACCTGGCAAATGAGCACCTGTTCCGCATTGTGGACGTGCTGGATGAGATAGCCGCGGAAACCGGCCGCAATGTATCGCAGGTGGCCATCAACTGGCTGCTGCAGCGCCCCACGGTGAGCAATGTGATCATTGGCGCCCGCAATGCACAGCAATTAAAGGAAAACCTGGCCGCGGCAGATTTTACGCTCACCACAGACCAGGTAAAACGCCTGGATGCCGTGAGCGACCGCGATCTCGTTTACCCTTACTGGCACCAGCGCCAGAATACCAGCCTGCTGCCTCCGCCGGTATTTTACAGCTGA